A single window of Hippocampus zosterae strain Florida chromosome 15, ASM2543408v3, whole genome shotgun sequence DNA harbors:
- the odr4 gene encoding protein odr-4 homolog isoform X1: protein MGRGYIVDDTVEVYLSKLCEQQSDHVTGLVIGQNSIQRDFVIMACRTPSREEPLVGAGKSPDKEWISEHARQVSRMLPGGLSVIGVFVISDADAKETLASLRQLVFAVQRLISSESLWKADDNEVTDCVTLHINPKSRKISCRTFDIKDPKSLAKPADWKYQAAVCSSWSTISCCVKVDLLVPLPDNKACTKSMDECLKEGLKVWTYQIENAVCLIDGIQLPDDAELTAGQKRNARQLLTAQLLVTPAQQNTSRDVVQQCGGALSLRGAIHSRAYVHNNKPKAKLAEKILKNDVVSTMVTRVQMLLDELLAREDESKEVGTEKPGTGTVLLRTSEQFCLPHRVFCPAKANGTLCVCDYRFNDEDPSEVIDRLKEMLDVNAADHNLDTKQEIVAEIIESGESEESTAEIADVQEPKRNNYIGVAMATVVALLATAASMLYLHDI from the exons ATGGGCCGTGGTTACATAGTAGACGATACTGTGGAGGTATATCTGTCCAAACTATGTGAACAACAATCGGATCATGTCACTGGCCTGGTCATTGGACAG AACTCAATTCAGAGGGATTTTGTCATTATGGCATGTCGAACACCTTCAAGAGAGGAGCCCCTTGTTGGTGCAGGAAAGTCCCCGGACAAAGAATGGATCAGTGAGCACGCTCGACAG GTTTCCAGAATGTTGCCTGGGGGCTTGTCTGTGATAGGAGTATTTGTCATCTCTGATGCCGATGCAAAGGAAACACTAGCCTCACTTCGTCAG ctGGTGTTTGCAGTGCAGCGCCTGATATCCTCTGAAAGCCTGTGGAAAGCTGATGATAATGAAGTCACAGACTGTGTCACGCTACATATCAACCCCAAATCCAGAAA AATTAGCTGCAGAACATTTGATATAAAAGATCCCAAG AGTTTGGCCAAGCCTGCTGATTGGAAGTATCAGGCAGCCGTATGTTCGTCCTGGTCCACAATTAGTTGTTGTGTGAAGGTGGACTTACTTGTTCCGCTACCAGACAACAAAGCCTGTACAAAGAGCATGGATGAGTGTCTTAAG GAGGGACTGAAAGTGTGGACGTACCAGATTGAGAATGCAGTCTGTTTGATTGATGGTATCCAGCTGCCCGATGACGCAGAACTCACAGCAGGACAG AAGAGGAATGCGAGACAGTTGCTCACCGCTCAGCTGCTCGTCACACCG GCACAACAGAACACTTCAAGAGACGTGGTCCAGCAATGTGGAGGCGCCTTGTCTCTCAGAGGAGCCATCCACAGTCGAGCTTACGTacacaacaacaaaccaaaGGCCAAACTGGCTGAGAAG ATTCTGAAGAATGATGTGGTCTCTACGATGGTCACGAGAGTTCAGATGCTGCTTGATGAGCTTTTGGCTAGAGAAGATGAGAGCAAGGAAGTCGGCACAGAGAAACCGGGGACAGGTACGGTACTTCTCCGCACTTCTG AGCAATTCTGCCTCCCCCATCGTGTCTTTTGTCCTGCAAAGGCGAATGGgaccctttgtgtgtgtgactacCGGTTCAACGACGAGGACCCATCTGAGGTGATTGACAGGTTGAAAGAAATGTTGGACGTCAACGCAGCTGATCACAACTTGGATACCAAGCAAGAAATTGTTGCCGAAATCATCGAAAGTGGAGAATCAGAAG AATCCACTGCAGAAATTGCTGACGTGCAAGAACCAAAGAGAAACAACTACATAG GTGTTGCCATGGCCACTGTTGTCGCCCTTCTCGCCACTGCCGCTTCGATGCTCTACCTTCATGACATCTGA
- the dpydb gene encoding dihydropyrimidine dehydrogenase [NADP(+)] — MLSKDLPDIESILALNPRVKTHAQIMSTASKKKEKKHWKRNPDRGCDSCVKLENNFDDIKHTTLSERGALREALRCLKCADAPCQKSCPTNLDIKSFITSISNKNYYGAARTILSDNPLGLTCGMVCPTSELCVGGCNLYASEEGPINIGGLQQFATEVFSKMGIPQIRNPELPPPDEMPESYHAPIALIGCGPASISCASFLGRLGYDNITIFEKQKYAGGLSTAEIPQFRLPYEVVQFEIDLMKDLGVKVVCEKGLGMNGMTLTSLKEDGFKAVFVGIGLPQANRAKIFQGLSTDQGFFTSKDFLPMVATASKRGMCQCRSSLPELRGAVIVLGSGDTAFDCATSALRCGARKVFVCFRKGFTNIRAVPEEMELAKEEQCEFLPFLSPREVIMKNGRVAGLQFCRTEQAEDGNWMEDEDQVVRLKADYIISAFGSMLSEPAVSEALSPVKLSRWGTPEVNTETMQTSEPGVFAGGDVAGLANTTVESVNDGKQASWHIHRYIQSLYGQTVDTVPKMPLFYSAIDQVDISVEVCGIKFPNPFGLASAPPTTSAAMIRRAFEQGWGFALTKTFGLDKDLVTNVSPRIVRGTTSGHIFGPGQGSFLNIELISEKTAAYWCQSVAELKKDFPKNIVISSIMCGYNQEDWTELAQMAVKSGADALELNLSCPHGMGERGMGLACGQDPVLVRNICRWVQAASSIPFFAKLTPNVTNIVDIAKAAYEGGADGVTATNTVSGMMGLKADGSPWPGVGAGKRTTYGGVSGNAIRPIALRAVSAIARALPGFPILATGGIDSAETGLQFLHAGASVLQVCSAVQNQDFTLIEDYCVGLKTLLYLKSLDMSAWDGQSPPTERHQKGKPIPRLEDLVGQSLPSFGPYLQKKTDAIAQYKKQLKEAGGADVMEATVAKTNTPKKTVPAVKDVIARALRHIGAYQELNNMEQVQALIDEEMCINCGKCYMTCNDSGYQAITFDPETHLPFVTDSCTGCTLCLSVCPIIDCIKMVNRTTPYQPKRGVPINPVC; from the exons ATGCTAAGTAAAGATCTTCCAGACATCGAG AGCATCTTGGCTCTGAACCCAAGGGTCAAGACTCACGCTCAGATCATGTCCACGGCgagcaaaaagaaagaaaagaaacactgGAAGCGCAATCCTGACAGGGGCTGTGAT TCGTGTGTTAAGTTAGAGAACAACTTTGATGATATAAAACACACAACCCTGAGTGAGCGGGGAGCTCTTCGAGAAGCCCTGAG GTGTCTCAAATGTGCGGATGCTCCCTGTCAGAAGAGCTGCCCCACTAACTTGGACATCAAGTCATTCATTACAAGCATCTCGAATAAG AACTACTATGGAGCAGCGCGGACCATCCTGTCTGACAACCCTCTCGGTCTGACCTGCGGAATGGTCTGTCCCACATCGGAGCTGTGCGTTGGGGGCTGCAATCTGTACGCCTCTGAGGAAGGTCCCATTAACATTGGAGGGTTGCAGCAGTTTGCTACTGAG GTCTTCAGTAAGATGGGCATCCCTCAGATCCGAAATCCCGAGCTCCCGCCGCCTGATGAGATGCCGGAGTCTTACCACGCGCCCATTGCTCTTATTGGCTGTGGCCCGGCTTCTATTAGCTGCGCGTCTTTTCTTGGCCGCCTCGGATATGATAACATCACCATATTTGAGAAACAAAAATACGCAGGAGGGCTAAG CACAGCAGAAATCCCCCAGTTCCGTCTTCCATATGAGGTGGTCCAATTTGAAATAGACTTGATGAAGGACCTGGGAGTCAAG GTCGTGTGTGAGAAAGGTCTCGGTATGAACGGAATGACTCTGACTTCTTTGAAAGAAGACGGATTCAAGGCAGTCTTCGTTGGAATCG GGCTCCCTCAGGCCAACAGAGCCAAAATCTTCCAGGGTTTATCTACAGATCAAGGCTTCTTCACGTCCAAAGATTTTCTGCCCATGGTGGCCACGGCAAGCAAGAGAG GGATGTGCCAGTGTCGCTCCTCCCTTCCCGAGTTACGAGGAGCGGTGATTGTCCTGGGTTCCGGCGACACCGCCTTTGACTGTGCCACCTCTGCCCTCCGCTGCGGGGCCAGGAAAGTGTTTGTCTGCTTCAGGAAGGGATTCACCAACATCAGGGCTGTTCCTGAGGAG ATGGAGCTGGCGAAGGAGGAGCAGTGCGAGTTCCTCCCTTTCCTCTCTCCACGAGAGGTCATCATGAAGAACGGCCGCGTCGCCGGACTGCAGTTTTGTCGCACCGAGCAGGCCGAGGACGGAAATTGGATGGAAGATGAAGACCAAGTTGTGCGTTTGAAGGCGGACTACATCATCAGCGCCTTTGGTTCCATGCTCAGCGAGCCGGCAG TGAGCGAGGCCCTGTCTCCGGTCAAGCTGAGCCGTTGGGGTACTCCTGAGGTCAACACAGAAACCATGCAAACCAGCGAGCCCGGGGTGTTTGCAGGAGGCGACGTCGCCGGACTGGCAAACACCACGGTGGAGTCCGTGAATGATGGCAAACAGGCCTCCTGGCATATTCATCGATACATACAG TCCCTCTATGGCCAGACAGTGGATACGGTTCCAAAGATGCCGCTATTCTACAGCGCTATCGATCAGGTGGACATCAGCGTGGAGGTTTGCGGAATAAAGTTTCCCAACCCGTTCGGCTTGGCCTCTgcccctcccaccaccagcGCCGCCATGATCCGAAGAGCTTTCGAACAAGGATGGGGTTTTGCCTTGACCAAGACCTTCGGATTAGATAAA GACCTGGTTACTAATGTTTCTCCTCGTATCGTACGCGGTACCACTTCCGGTCACATCTTCGGACCGGGTCAGGGATCGTTCCTCAACATTGAGCTGATCAGTGAAAAGACGGCAGCCTACTGGTGCCAGTCCGTGGCTGAGCTTAAGAAAGACTTTCCCAAAAAT ATTGTGATCTCCAGTATCATGTGTGGTTACAACCAGGAAGACTGGACAGAACTAGCTCAGATGGCTGTG AAATCGGGTGCTGATGCTTTGGAGTTGAACCTGTCCTGTCCTCATGGGATGGGAGAGAGAGGCATGGGGCTGGCCTGTGGGCAG GACCCTGTGCTGGTGCGTAACATTTGTCGCTGGGTGCAAGCTGCTTCTTCCatcccattctttgccaaaCTGACCCCAAACGTTACCAACATCGTTGATATTGCCAAGGCCGCCTATGAAG GTGGAGCGGATGGAGTTACAGCCACAAACACGGTTTCAGGCATGATGGGACTGAAGGCAGATGGCTCACCCTGGCCGGGTGTTGGAGCTGGCAAACGGACCACATACGGAGGGGTGTCGG GTAACGCCATCAGACCAATTGCTCTCCGAGCCGTATCAGCCATCGCCAGGGCACTTCCTGGCTTTCCAATTTTGGCCACCGGGGGAATTGACTCAGCAGAAACCGGTTTACAGTTTCTTCATGCTGGTGCCTCCGTGCTACAG GTGTGCAGTGCTGTTCAGAACCAAGACTTCACTTTGATCGAGGACTACTGTGTGG GTTTAAAGACCTTGCTATACTTGAAGAGCCTTGACATGAGCGCCTGGGATGGGCAGTCTCCTCCAACAGAGAGACACCAGAAGGGAAAACCCATTCCGAGACTGGAAGATCTGGTTGGACAG AGTCTTCCAAGTTTTGGACCATACCTTCAGAAGAAGACAGATGCCATTGCACAGTACAAGAAACAGCTCAAAGAAGCCGGTGGTGCAGATGTGATGGAAGCCACCGTCGCCAAAACGAACACACCTAAAAAAACTGTTCCAGCTGTCAAG GACGTGATAGCAAGAGCGTTGCGCCACATCGGAGCCTATCAAGAGCTTAACAACATGGAACAG GTTCAGGCTCTGATTGATGAGGAGATGTGTATCAACTGTGGAAAATGTTACATGACCTGCAACGACTCAGGATATCAG GCTATCACGTTCGACCCTGAGACTCATCTTCCATTTGTAACTGACAGCTGTACAGGATGCACTCTCTGCCTGAGTGTCTGTCCAATCATAGACTGCATCAAGATGGTGAACAGGACAACACCGTATCAACCCAAGAGGGGTGTCCCGATTAATCCAGTCTGCTAA
- the odr4 gene encoding protein odr-4 homolog isoform X2 gives MGRGYIVDDTVEVYLSKLCEQQSDHVTGLVIGQNSIQRDFVIMACRTPSREEPLVGAGKSPDKEWISEHARQVSRMLPGGLSVIGVFVISDADAKETLASLRQLVFAVQRLISSESLWKADDNEVTDCVTLHINPKSRKISCRTFDIKDPKSLAKPADWKYQAAVCSSWSTISCCVKVDLLVPLPDNKACTKSMDECLKEGLKVWTYQIENAVCLIDGIQLPDDAELTAGQKRNARQLLTAQLLVTPAQQNTSRDVVQQCGGALSLRGAIHSRAYVHNNKPKAKLAEKILKNDVVSTMVTRVQMLLDELLAREDESKEVGTEKPGTEQFCLPHRVFCPAKANGTLCVCDYRFNDEDPSEVIDRLKEMLDVNAADHNLDTKQEIVAEIIESGESEESTAEIADVQEPKRNNYIGVAMATVVALLATAASMLYLHDI, from the exons ATGGGCCGTGGTTACATAGTAGACGATACTGTGGAGGTATATCTGTCCAAACTATGTGAACAACAATCGGATCATGTCACTGGCCTGGTCATTGGACAG AACTCAATTCAGAGGGATTTTGTCATTATGGCATGTCGAACACCTTCAAGAGAGGAGCCCCTTGTTGGTGCAGGAAAGTCCCCGGACAAAGAATGGATCAGTGAGCACGCTCGACAG GTTTCCAGAATGTTGCCTGGGGGCTTGTCTGTGATAGGAGTATTTGTCATCTCTGATGCCGATGCAAAGGAAACACTAGCCTCACTTCGTCAG ctGGTGTTTGCAGTGCAGCGCCTGATATCCTCTGAAAGCCTGTGGAAAGCTGATGATAATGAAGTCACAGACTGTGTCACGCTACATATCAACCCCAAATCCAGAAA AATTAGCTGCAGAACATTTGATATAAAAGATCCCAAG AGTTTGGCCAAGCCTGCTGATTGGAAGTATCAGGCAGCCGTATGTTCGTCCTGGTCCACAATTAGTTGTTGTGTGAAGGTGGACTTACTTGTTCCGCTACCAGACAACAAAGCCTGTACAAAGAGCATGGATGAGTGTCTTAAG GAGGGACTGAAAGTGTGGACGTACCAGATTGAGAATGCAGTCTGTTTGATTGATGGTATCCAGCTGCCCGATGACGCAGAACTCACAGCAGGACAG AAGAGGAATGCGAGACAGTTGCTCACCGCTCAGCTGCTCGTCACACCG GCACAACAGAACACTTCAAGAGACGTGGTCCAGCAATGTGGAGGCGCCTTGTCTCTCAGAGGAGCCATCCACAGTCGAGCTTACGTacacaacaacaaaccaaaGGCCAAACTGGCTGAGAAG ATTCTGAAGAATGATGTGGTCTCTACGATGGTCACGAGAGTTCAGATGCTGCTTGATGAGCTTTTGGCTAGAGAAGATGAGAGCAAGGAAGTCGGCACAGAGAAACCGGGGACAG AGCAATTCTGCCTCCCCCATCGTGTCTTTTGTCCTGCAAAGGCGAATGGgaccctttgtgtgtgtgactacCGGTTCAACGACGAGGACCCATCTGAGGTGATTGACAGGTTGAAAGAAATGTTGGACGTCAACGCAGCTGATCACAACTTGGATACCAAGCAAGAAATTGTTGCCGAAATCATCGAAAGTGGAGAATCAGAAG AATCCACTGCAGAAATTGCTGACGTGCAAGAACCAAAGAGAAACAACTACATAG GTGTTGCCATGGCCACTGTTGTCGCCCTTCTCGCCACTGCCGCTTCGATGCTCTACCTTCATGACATCTGA